A single Glycine soja cultivar W05 chromosome 14, ASM419377v2, whole genome shotgun sequence DNA region contains:
- the LOC114384567 gene encoding jasmonate O-methyltransferase-like, producing MQTARRKQMETSEVLHMNKGTGETSYAVNSSVQNTIISCAEPATKKAIVQILCSSNWPEKMGIADLGCSSGPNVLRVISEILDTVYSTTCLLDRPAPELVVYLNDLFTNDFNNIFGSLPSFYRKQKQEKGSGFGPCFVSAVPGTFYGRLFPSKSLHFVHSSSSLHWLSQVPGGLEDGSGRALNKQKIYLSKSSPKCVLDAYSRQFKNDFSVFLASRSQEIVAGGRMVLSLMGRETMDPTTDHSCYQWELLARSLMTMVSEGLLEEEKVDSFDAPYYAPCLEEMKMEIQKEGSFIVDEHEAYEIDWDAGMKLQSDSPTVTPLTSGERVARTIRAVVESMLEPHFGCHIMDELFRRYAEVVEDHLSKTRTTYINLVISLVKQG from the exons ATGCAAACAGCTCGAAGGAAACAAATGGAAACGTCGGAAGTACTTCACATGAACAAAGGCACGGGCGAAACTAGCTATGCCGTGAACTCTTCCGTTCAG AATACGATAATCTCTTGCGCAGAGCCAGCAACAAAGAAAGCTATTGTGCAAATTCTTTGCTCAAGTAATTGGCCTGAGAAGATGGGCATTGCAGACTTGGGTTGTTCCTCTGGACCCAATGTCTTAAGGGTCATCTCGGAGATATTAGATACTGTGTATTCCACTACATGCCTCTTGGATCGTCCAGCACCTGAATTGGTGGTGTATTTGAACGACCTTTTCACCAAtgacttcaacaacatctttgGCTCATTGCCATCTTTCTACAGAAAACAGAAGCAGGAAAAGGGAAGTGGGTTTGGACCATGTTTTGTTTCAGCTGTCCCTGGTACTTTCTATGGTAGGCTTTTCCCAAGCAAGAGCCTCCACTTTGTGCACTCTTCTTCTAGCCTCCATTGGCTTTCTCAG GTTCCTGGTGGATTAGAAGATGGTAGTGGGAGAGCATTGAACAAGCAAAAGATATACTTATCAAAGAGCAGTCCTAAGTGCGTTCTAGATGCTTATTCTCGACAATTCAAAAACGATTTTTCAGTGTTTCTTGCTTCACGTTCCCAAGAAATAGTAGCTGGGGGACGCATGGTCTTGTCTCTAATGGGCAGAGAAACAATGGACCCAACCACTGACCATAGTTGCTATCAGTGGGAACTCTTAGCACGCTCCCTCATGACCATGGTTTCCGAG GGTCTTTTAGAAGAGGAAAAGGTGGATTCTTTTGACGCTCCATACTATGCACCATGCTTGGAGGAAATGAAAATGGAGATTCAAAAGGAAGGGTCATTCATTGTGGATGAGCATGAAGCTTATGAAATCGATTGGGATGCTGGAATGAAATTGCAAAGTGATTCCCCCACAGTTACGCCATTAACGAGTGGAGAACGAGTTGCAAGGACCATAAGGGCTGTGGTTGAGTCCATGTTGGAACCTCATTTCGGGTGTCACATAATGGATGAGCTGTTTCGAAGGTACGCAGAAGTTGTAGAGGACCATTTATCCAAGACTAGGACCACATacattaatttggtcatttctcTCGTCAAGCAAGGTTGA
- the LOC114383214 gene encoding 50S ribosomal protein L31, chloroplastic-like isoform X1: MAQCVANTFVQGKPFLPVAAAPTKNQVRRAVQCGVWCKKKEIHPQFYEESKVYCNGELVLTTGGTQKEYVVDVWSGNHPFYLGSRSASMVSDDQVEKFRKKFGELKEIMEIPVLKGEIVIPSRRKGVSKGGKKK; this comes from the exons ATGGCGCAGTGTGTGGCCAACACATTCGTGCAAGGAAAACCCTTTCTTCCAGTTGCAGCAGCTCCCACTAAAAAT CAGGTTCGGAGAGCGGTTCAGTGCGGTGTGTGGTGCAAGAAGAAGGAGATACACCCGCAATTCTACGAGGAATCGAAGGTGTACTGCAACGGGGAGCTGGTGCTGACGACAGGTGGGACCCAGAAGGAATACGTGGTGGACGTGTGGTCGGGGAACCACCCCTTCTACCTCGGAAGCCGGTCGGCGTCTATGGTCAGCGACGACCAGGTCGAGAAGTTCCGCAAGAAGTTCGGGGAGCTCAAAGAGATCATGGAGATTCCTGTTCTCAAGGGAGAGATTGTTATCCCCTCAAGGCGCAAGGGTGTTTCCAAAGGAGGcaagaaaaaataa
- the LOC114383214 gene encoding 50S ribosomal protein L31, chloroplastic-like isoform X2, with product MAQCVANTFVQGKPFLPVAAAPTKNVRRAVQCGVWCKKKEIHPQFYEESKVYCNGELVLTTGGTQKEYVVDVWSGNHPFYLGSRSASMVSDDQVEKFRKKFGELKEIMEIPVLKGEIVIPSRRKGVSKGGKKK from the exons ATGGCGCAGTGTGTGGCCAACACATTCGTGCAAGGAAAACCCTTTCTTCCAGTTGCAGCAGCTCCCACTAAAAAT GTTCGGAGAGCGGTTCAGTGCGGTGTGTGGTGCAAGAAGAAGGAGATACACCCGCAATTCTACGAGGAATCGAAGGTGTACTGCAACGGGGAGCTGGTGCTGACGACAGGTGGGACCCAGAAGGAATACGTGGTGGACGTGTGGTCGGGGAACCACCCCTTCTACCTCGGAAGCCGGTCGGCGTCTATGGTCAGCGACGACCAGGTCGAGAAGTTCCGCAAGAAGTTCGGGGAGCTCAAAGAGATCATGGAGATTCCTGTTCTCAAGGGAGAGATTGTTATCCCCTCAAGGCGCAAGGGTGTTTCCAAAGGAGGcaagaaaaaataa
- the LOC114384500 gene encoding glucose-1-phosphate adenylyltransferase large subunit 1-like has protein sequence MDAIIATLNARANLVTKGIGSRNRSSSGFWGENTRGSLNIRFCSTPRKSLKATTFKPGFAQAVYTPDVNKEPQIFQGPIFQSPKANPENVVAIILGGGAGTRLFPLTSTRAKQAVPIAGCYRLIDIPMSNCINSGIRKVYVLTQFNSFSLNGHLSRTYNFGNGVNFGGGFVEVLAATLTNGEAGNKWFQGTADAVRRFSWVFEDAKNKNIEHILIISGDHLCRMDYMKLVEKHIGTNADITVSCVPMDESRASDYELMKIDRKGEITQFVEKPEGSDLKAMHVDTTLLGLTAEEAQTYPYIAPMGVSVFRTETLLKLLRWSCPSCNDFGSEIIPSALRDHKVQAYMFRDYWKDIGTIKSFFEANLELTKQSPNFEFYDQESPFFTSPRFLPPTKAIKCKIVDAIISHGCFLSECRVQHSIVGVRSRLESGSELQDTMMMGADYYQTDSEIATLLKEGKVPIGVGENTKIRNCIIDKNARIGRNVIIANTDGVQEADRPMEGFYIRSGIVVVANNATIEDGTVI, from the exons atgGATGCAATTATTGCAACCCTGAATGCCAGAGCTAATCTAGTCACTAAGGGAATTGGATCTAGAAACAGAAGTTCTTCTGGGTTCTGGGGTGAGAACACAAGGGGAAGCCTTAACATCAGGTTTTGTAGTACTCCACGCAAGAGTTTAAAAGCTACAACTTTCAAGCCTGGCTTTGCACAAGCTGTTTACACACCAGACGTGAACAAAGAGCCACAG ATATTCCAGGGACCCATTTTTCAGAGTCCAAAAGCAAACCCGGAAAATGTAGTTGCTATCATATTGGGTGGTGGTGCTGGAACTCGACTCTTTCCTCTTACTAGCACAAGAGCTAAGCAAGCG GTTCCAATTGCAGGGTGTTATAGACTCATAGATATTCCTATGAGCAATTGCATCAACAGTGGCATCAGAAAAGTGTACGTTTTAACACAGTTCAACTCTTTCTCCCTCAATGGCCACTTATCTCGCACTTACAATTTTGGAAATGGGGTGAACTTTGGAGGTGGTTTTGTGGAG GTCTTGGCTGCTACTCTAACTAATGGAGAGGCTGGGAATAAATGGTTCCAAGGGACAGCTGATGCAGTGCGACGATTTAGTTGGGTTTTTGAG GATGCCAAGAACAAGAATATTGAGCACATCTTGATCATTTCTGGTGATCATCTTTGCCGGATGGACTATATGAAGCTTGTGGAG AAACATATTGGGACAAATGCTGATATCACAGTTTCATGTGTGCCTATGGATGAAAG CCGTGCATCAGACTACGAGCtgatgaaaattgatagaaaggGAGAGATTACCCAGTTTGTAGAAAAACCAGAAGGATCAGATTTGAAGGCAATG CATGTTGATACCACTCTCCTAGGCTTAACAGCAGAAGAAGCACAGACATATCCTTACATTGCACCCATGGGTGTTTCTGTATTCAGAACTGAGACCCTACTGAAACTGTTAAGATGGAGCTGTCCTTCTTGCAATGACTTTGGATCTGAAATTATCCCATCTGCTTTGAGGGACCACAAAGTCCAA GCATATATGTTCAGGGACTACTGGAAAGATATTGGAACTATAAAGTCCTTCTTTGAAGCCAATCTGGAACTAACAAAACAG TCTCCAAATTTTGAATTCTATGATCAAGAGTCGCCTTTCTTCACTTCCCCAAGATTCCTACCACCCACTAAAGCAATAAAGTGCAAG ATTGTGGATGCAATTATTTCTCATGGTTGCTTCTTGAGTGAGTGTAGAGTTCAACATTCTATTGTTGGTGTGCGATCACGTTTAGAATCTGGTTCAGAGCTTCAG GATACCATGATGATGGGTGCTGACTACTATCAAACTGATTCTGAAATTGCAACTCTGCTGAAGGAAGGAAAGGTTCCAATAGGTGTTGGAGAGAATACTAAAATCAG GAATTGTATTATCGACAAGAATGCCAGGATAGGAAGAAATGTGATTATAGCCAATACTGAT GGTGTTCAAGAAGCAGACAGGCCTATGGAAGGATTCTATATTAGGTCAGGCATCGTAGTTGTAGCGAATAATGCAACAATTGAAGATGGAACAGTCATTTGA
- the LOC114384503 gene encoding mannan endo-1,4-beta-mannosidase 7-like has translation MKLGFFMVFLVLYMILERGILLLPQVEAAAADGFVKVKGVQLMLNGRPYYANGYNAYWLMYMASDPSQRNKVSSVFQKGTNHGLNIARTWAFSDGGYKPLQYSPGSYNEDMFRGLDFVISEARRYGTKLVLSLVNNYDNFGGKKQYVDWARSEGQAIDSEDDFFTNPLVKEYYKNHVKSVLTRRNNFTGVVYKDDPTIMAWELMNEIRCPSDQSGNTVQGWITEMASYLKSIDGNHLLEAGLEGFYGLSKQESNPSFHVGTDFITNNQIPGIDFATVHSYPDQWLPGSSNEDQILFLVRWLNDHIQDSQNIQKPVLFAEFGVATKNISTDSTLRDQFFNLVYSAIYSSASDSGAAVGGLFWQLLAEGMDSFRDGYEVPLDESCSTATLIAQESEKLNRIRMKIFPRVKNSKKWNKAREVRIPRWQGGAN, from the exons ATGAAGCTTGGTTTCTTTATGGTCTTTCTAGTTCTCTATATGATACTGGAACGAGGGATCTTGTTATTACCCCAAGTAGaagctgctgctgctgatggaTTTGTGAAAGTAAAAGGGGTGCAGCTTATGTTGAATGGGAGACCCTACTATGCTAACGGTTACAATGCATATTGGCTGATGTATATGGCCTCTGATCCATCTCAGAGAAACAAAGTATCATCTGTGTTTCAAAAGGGTACCAACCATGGACTTAACATAGCCAGAACATGGGCTTTCAGTGATGGTGGTTACAAGCCCCTACAATACTCTCCTGGATCCTACAATGAAGACATGTTCCGg GGGCTGGACTTTGTGATATCAGAAGCCAGAAGATATGGGACCAAGCTTGTGTTGAGTTTGGTGAATAACTATGATAACTTTGGAGGAAAGAAACAATATGTGGACTGGGCAAGAAGTGAGGGTCAGGCCATAGATTCTGAAGATGATTTCTTCACTAACCCTCTAGTGAAGGAATACTACAAAAACCACGTCAAG AGTGTACTCACAAGACGTAATAACTTCACGGGGGTCGTTTACAAAGATGATCCAACTATAATGGCTTGGGAACTCATGAATGAAATTAGATGCCCTTCAGATCAATCAGGAAACACGGTTCAG GGTTGGATTACTGAGATGGCATCTTATTTGAAATCCATAGATGGAAACCATTTGCTAGAAGCTGGTCTGGAGGGTTTCTATGGGCTGTCCAAGCAAGAGTCTAATCCGAGCTTCCACGTAGGAACAGATTTCATTACAAACAACCAAATCCCTGGCATTGATTTTGCCACAGTTCATTCATACCCTGATCAAtg GCTTCCAGGTTCAAGTAATGAAGACCAAATCTTATTTTTGGTTCGTTGGCTCAATGATCACATACAAGATTCACAGAACATTCAGAAGCCAGTTCTGTTTGCGGAGTTTGGAGTAGCAACAAAAAATATCAGTACTGACTCAACATTAAGGGACCAATTTTTCAACTTGGTCTATTCTGCAATCTATTCATCAGCAAGTGATAGCGGGGCAGCTGTTGGCGGCTTATTTTGGCAACTTCTAGCTGAAGGAATGGATTCTTTTCGAGATGGTTATGAAGTGCCATTAGATGAGAGCTGCTCAACTGCTACTTTGATTGCTCAAGAGTCTGAAAAGCTAAACAGAATCCGGATGAAGATATTTCCCAGAGTGAAAAATTCTAAGAAGTGGAACAAAGCAAGGGAAGTTAGAATCCCACGATGGCAGGGTGGTGCTAATTAA